The DNA segment ACGTCGCCTTCGCGACGATTCGAGGCGAGGTGGGGTGCAAAGAGGTGGGAGTCTGGGCAAACGACACAAATCCCATGGACCAGCGGCTCAGTCCCGACAATGTGCAGACCGGTGTGAGTTCTGCTTGAACGCAGGCTTTCGTCCACGTGCCAACCGTTCGTGTTTGCGTTCAACGCAGTCCGTGGTAGCTTGCGCCATTGGTCCGCGTGATTCCGCTTTCCTGAAAACTCGCCATCGGCGTGGTTTTTGACAGTGCTTATCTCAATCCGCGTATTGACCTCGCCGGTCATCTTCCGTCGCGGCAAAACGCATCGGGCCTGATGCTCGCCCAAGGAGGCGAAAACGATGGACAGTTTCTCCAAGACCCCTCGGTTTGTATTGAAGGCGGATGGTCTTCCAATTGGGCCAGACACCGTCCCATCCAATCGGGAAACCGAGACGCAGGTCGTCTTTGGGTTTTCCAGCAAGGAGCACTACGACGCATTTCAAAAAGTGTGTTCTGACCCTGTCACTCCCTATCCGTTGGTGAAGGGATACTTGCAGAATCAAGTGGAAGAAAGCGGAGGACGCCTCCAACTGGTCATGCTCGATGCTGATTCCCCGACCCAAGAAGTGTGCCCGGCAGCCACCTTTCAAGCGACCCTGACTTCCATCGAAGGCAGCAGCGACACGGTGCCAGTCTCACATCAGTTGAACTTCGACGGCGAATCGCTTCGCTACGACGTCCGCAGGGTGGAACCCCGTGCATCCGCCCCGGCGAGTGGATGAACCGAATGGATCGGCAAGAAGTCTCTTGATACCAGTGGTTCGGTTCAGATTGACGACTGGAGATGAATCCTGATTGGCTTTGAATGCAAAGCGATCGGATGTGCAACAAAAAACGTCAGTGCAGGTTGCACTGACGTTTCGATAAGAGTCACCAGGAGTCATCTTCATCCGAACTAGAATTCGGTGTCGATGATTTCCTTCGCCGCTCGTGTTCCAAGAGCTCCCCAAATTCCAAATGGACTCTGTGCTCCGGCCATCGGCGCGGTGGTGTCATTGTCCGCGTTGTACGGGGTGGGTGAGTTTTGATTTCCTGCATCGATGGAATCGGTGATGAATTTCACGGCTCCATCGCCCATCAGAATGTGACCACCACCTTGGTGACGACTCGACACCGAAGATTGTCCGCTGCTCGAGTCGCCGCTGCCCAAGCAGGTTGGCGTGTTTGGTGGACGAATGGACGAGAAACTGGTGTAGATCATTGCACCATCTGCCCAGCGTGCACCACGAGTTTGATTGCCACTCATCACGCCCGGTGCGGTATCGCCCCAGAATTGAGGACGGTCCGGATTCAGATGTTCATCGCAACCATGGACTGGACTGGCGTTGTGAATGGTTGCCCAACCATACCCACCGCCTGAACCCATGGGAGCAGTTCTGGCGTCGCGATCGCCCAAGTCCGTCGTGATTTCGCCGCCCATCATGGTGTTGGAAAGCCCATCCAAGACGTCGCGGAATCCAAACTGGCCGCGGTTTGCAAACATCCCGCGGTTCGCCATCGCAACACTTCCTTGCGAGTACCAACGGTTGTTTCCACCATCAAAGTTGGCGTATCCCGTGTCAACTCGGTGAGTGCCATCGCCAA comes from the Rhodopirellula islandica genome and includes:
- a CDS encoding DUF1559 family PulG-like putative transporter, encoding MKTSFERRGHLKVRSGFTLVELLVVIAIIGVLVGLLLPAVQAAREAARRMSCGNNVKQLGLAFHNYHSAYNKLPMQSGGTYFGKLNGPNGSGTNSGGTSRTDGNNRYRASFLIGLLPFIEQQAMWEQISNPLADGATPSWPAMGPAPWTTAYTPWMTELKSFRCPSDPGFGAPAMGRTNYAVCIGDGTHRVDTGYANFDGGNNRWYSQGSVAMANRGMFANRGQFGFRDVLDGLSNTMMGGEITTDLGDRDARTAPMGSGGGYGWATIHNASPVHGCDEHLNPDRPQFWGDTAPGVMSGNQTRGARWADGAMIYTSFSSIRPPNTPTCLGSGDSSSGQSSVSSRHQGGGHILMGDGAVKFITDSIDAGNQNSPTPYNADNDTTAPMAGAQSPFGIWGALGTRAAKEIIDTEF